Below is a genomic region from Castanea sativa cultivar Marrone di Chiusa Pesio chromosome 2, ASM4071231v1.
AATTTTCAAGAACGAAAAGAAAATTCACATTGGTggcacaaaaaataaaaaattttctcttctttccccACTTCCTAAGGGATAAAAAATTACTGGCATGATTTAGATCCGCAGACAGGAGGAAAACACCACCAACATTCATTGTTATAAAGATTCTAAAGGTTTTCAATGCACCAATAAGACTTACTCAAAACATGAAAACTTTAGGTTATATTtggtaatagtttttgttttttattttgaaaaacttgtttttgggaatataaagaaaagataattttcttgtatttttgaaataaaaaacatgtttggttagttaaaatttaaaaaaaattgtttttgaagaaaaaataaaaaaatactgaaatatattatttctaggatttgaactctaattgctaactcattaaatgaaaccgatctattaaattaaatgcgtgttttcattaagttttgaaaattaaaaactgaaaacaactatttacatgttttcaatttcttttacaaattgagttttgagaacaatttgTGTTTTCTGCCTAGGTTATccaacaagttttttagtctaaaaaatagaaaattatttttgaaaacagaaaataaagagaaaaaacagttaccaaacatatcTTTAGCAACTGAATTCTATCGCATTTCAATACATGGGAAGTAATGAAGCAAAAATCAAGTAATATATTAGCAACAAGGAggagaggaaaaataaataaataaagaagaggaATCTGTCAAATTCGCTCATAAGAGAAGGTAGTAGAATGGTAGGTATAAGAAGACATGAATTCCATAAATCTGGAATTTTCACCTTGAGCTTTCTAAAATTAAGCCAATGCCCACACTCCTCCCAAATAATTGTACTTTTCAATAGTTCTTTGCAACACTATGAAATTTACAAATATCTATTCCCAACCACAAACTCCAGTGCTTATATTAGATGATGACGTAAAACTCTATGTTCTAGGCTTACAATTCAAATATGCAATTCGGGCAGCTTCACCTTTATGTCTAATATCTTCGTACATTTTCAATGAAGCCTCAGAAAATTTGTTCAGTTGCTCAAGAACCTTTGTCAAACTTGTATGATTGCCGCACAAATTTGAAGAACTATCGTCATCCTTTTCAGCATCTTTGCTCTCTGGTTCTTCATTTTCTGTCTCAGCAGATTTCTGTTTCTTCTGCAACAGTGCTTGTTGGTCCATCAACTGGCAAACATCcaataaaaatgttttgattGCATTACTTAGTTCATCAGATGGCAAAGCTTGAAGTCCCGCTGACCAATCACGACACAAAACAAATACAGGAGGTGCCACTACTCGACGAGGGGAGAATGACCTCCTACCCCTGGAACGTTCTTGTGGTGCGATGCAGTGTTGCAGCCAACCATTCAGAGCTTCCACATATGATGTGAGACTATTGATCCAATTAGCAAAACCTAAGCCAAAGCATTCAATTTCATGCTGGAGTTGAGATGTTATCTGCCTGCGGGTATCTCCTTGGGGAGTTCCTGACAAACTCTTTGAATGGTATGCCAGTGAGATGGTGATGTACTGTGCGTGATGACATTCAAGCATGGCTTTCCACATCCTGGTCAATCTGCATGGGCACAAAGGTATTGCATAACTAATCCAGATTCAAATCTCAAgggttcaaaaaataaaaaatgccaaGCGGGCATGAGATCCAAAGTCTTGgacataaatgaaaaatatgaacaaaaaaggTTCTTACCCCTGGATTAATTCTACAAGCTGTGGTTGCAACTCTTCATCCCTAATTTTCTCAATCCGCTTAGATATTGAATCAACAGAATGAATTGCCACCCTTATTTGTGAGTGAAGATCCTTTACAACTGCCCGGGTTTTGTCAATCACTTGACTGCTACAATCCTTTGCAAATTGGTGCCTAAGCTGGTCACACTTCCGATCATATTCCTTCCTGACAGATTCGCTGGCCTACCgagaataaaaaaagtgaacaaGTTAGGAGGAGCAAGGACTTGCATCATTTTATATGGGCTAACTTTGAAGACAAGCATTTGCAATACTAGTAAAGAAGAATTCAATtagcaaaatagatatattagCTACTGAGATAGACAGAGATGTTTTTTAAGATCCTAGAAATCCTGATTATGAGTCTCCCGCGAATAGATACTCTTCCAGATTTGTAAATACTCAAATGGGGAAGTAAGTCCTTGTCAATTTAAATCTAGCAGTACTTGAGGGGGGAAAATGCCATGACACCCCTTAAACTTTGGGGTAGTTGCACTTACACCtcctgaaattttattttggctaattTAGTACATAAACTTTAACACTGCAACAAAGAGACCCCCTTAACTTTAATTTAGTACATAAACTTTGATATTGTAGCAGTAAGGCCCCCTTATTTTTTTTGCCCCCAATTTAATCTCTCTTTCaccaaatcattttttttaaagaaagaaaatgaagggaTTTACTACAACATAAAAATTTAGGGGGTCTATTGGTTACAATACCAAAGCATACGTACTAAATTGGCTAAACTAAAAGTTCAAGGGGATGTATGTGCAACTACACCAAAGTTGACGGGTGTTGAGGTGTTTTACCCAAAttgagaccagaaagttgatatttgagatacaaaaaaaaaaaaattgaaccaagATGGTAAAAGTTCTGATATTCTATTTTCAGCCCCCCCCCCCTTCGAGCAATCAACAGGAAGGAGCATTAGTGAATGGTTTCACCAGCCTCAAAAGTGTCCAAAAAAGATTAACATACTAGCAGGGGAAAAAAGGACAAACACAGAATCTAGCACACTTATGATCTGTATATGTAGGTAATCTTATAAATTATCAACACCCCTTCAGTTGTCCATAGATTGTTGAAGGATAGGACAAATACATTAAAGCGTTAAGCtccaaaataatgaaaaatgatATTCAAATCTTATTCACACTGACCTCTATGCCATGTGAAATCTTCTTCAAGAACAAGTAAATTTAACTcttttgttctataaaaaataaataataaataaagacaaaaaacaaaacaaaacaaaacaaaaaggcaGCATTTTGAATCATGAAAGAACATCATCTGATTGAAAAACTATTCCATGAAGGATCTTTTAAAATTAACATATTTTCACATGTATTTACAacacaatattttatttattgtaaaaaagagATACTACACTAGAAACTCTGTTtcacaaaagtaaataacaGATATGTGATCCAAAATTTAGAAATACATTGTGGTCAAAATCCAACTAACAACAACCAAACCTTGGTCCCAATTTTTGGGTTATCTATGGGTCTTTAACAAATTGGACAAGGTtggccacatgtattctttttcaTCATTCTATTCTGTCCAAAGCATAGTCAATCAAATCAACACAAAATCAGAAACATTTGAGAGGGCTAGGAAGATAATATTATTGATAGAGTACCCTGATCATGATTCATATCAACAgtatacttttaaatttatcatattttcaCACTAGTATTTACGACACAATATTTCTTTTAgctattgtaaataaaaaatagtccGCTAGAATCATTCAGATATGTTTCACAAAAGTATATAAGAGATATATTCCAAAATTTAGATACTACGTTGTagtcaaaatccaaaatcaacacaaaataataaacaattgAGGGATTAGGAAGATAATATTATTGATAGAGTGCCCTGAACATGATTCATATCAACAATATACTTATGCCCCAAATCATGAAACTATGACAAGTTTATTGTAAAGGACTGCCCCAGAGCACGCAGCACCAGATCCCAGATTATCAGGAGGATTTTATATGAATAAAATGGCTTCAACGAAGTACCTTTACTTCATCATAAAGTTTTCTCTCCCATGCATACAGTCTGTCCAGGGTGGAGGAATGACTTCCTGCAATCATGCCGAACTCCTCGACAAAATCACTTCCGCTGTCATCATTATATTCTTTTGAAGCTGCGGTGAGAGGATTCCTAGATGAAGATGACCTTGAAGATGTTGTCCGGTTCCATGTAATAACCTTTGTTACATTATGTGAAGGTTCTACACAAACATGGAAACCCAAAACTAAGTAAAGCAAAGGCAAGTAATGTCGCAGTAAATCAGCCCATGACAAAAGTTGTACTTCATTAGGCCTGAAGGTTGAAACTTGGAACAGACCTTCTCCCAATTGACTGTACATTATGCAAATAGTAATcttattaattgaaattaattaatcccaatccaaatcaaaacaatctaTTGAAATATATGATTAACTTAAACaatctcacaatatttttaacatacaACTTCTTGCCATTTCCCTTAAACTGTTGAGGATGACCAAAAGTTGGTTACCAAATAAATGGATCTTACCTTACTTAGGTTCTTTAAGGATTATGACTGAAACTGTTAAggatataaatttcaaaatccaaaCCCCAAGAGTACTGTTGATTGTTAACCAATTTGGTGCCAGGTAATAAGCTAGAACTTACCACAAGTAACAAGTGCAGTCTTCCCATGGCAACAAACAAGCTGGAAAGCCACCAAAAGAGCCAAGGCAGATGACTTCCCTATTAAGAATTGAGTTATTATTAAAATCCAGCAGAAGAAAATtcagtatatataaaaatttaagccAGCAAAAGTATAAAAGGAATTTGCATTACAGCATATGTAAATAATTAGAACCCATTCAGCACTTTTGAGTGGTAATAAATAAttcttccattaaaaaaaagaagttaccTTTGGCCTCAGAATATCCAACTCTGATTTTGTTTGCCTCTAGCATCCTGGAGACCTCCTTACCAGATTCAGAAGCACGGAAGAAACGATGCTCTATATCCTTAATGCTCGAAAGAAAATCTTTAGCTCTGTGGGTAATGAACTCTGAAGGATCCTCTCTTTCTGCACTTACATCTTTCTCCACCATGCTTTTCTCCCTCTTTGAACTGGACTGTTCAAGAGCAACTTTACCTGTTGAGGTCTCAGCTGATCCATTACCATTATTTTCCAACTCTAGCTGCCTAACTTTACCATCAACCGTTTGTTGAGAACCTTCAACTCCTCTTGAGGTAATTGAATGAACATTACGCTCTTTTGATCGGCTGTTACTATTATTTCGAGTCACTATATTACCAGGGATGTCACCAGCCTTTTGCTCTGATTGCGACCAACCTTCATGAAATTCATTAGTTCCACCTAAACCAAACTCTCTCTTGAACTGTCTCCATCCACTCATatcatcaaaattcatatccaacCCACTATGCCCCGCAAACCTAAAGCTCTCACTATCATCAATGGGATCAAAGAAATCCCAAGAACCTGGCTCAAGATGAGGGGGAGGTGGTGGTGGCACTGGAAATGCCATTGATTCCTCATCCACATAACTATTAACACCACTTGTTGGATTGACCATAACAGTAACAGCAGCACTACCACCAGACCTCATATAGCTAATAGCCGCCACAGGCGGGGAAAGGGGGCTCTCATTGCGCAAAGGTGAGTCCGAAACATCAGCAAGATGTGATGGTGACGGTGACGGGAATGATGAATGTGATGGGGTCTTATCCGACAGAGATGACTCTATCAAGACCTCGGCTTCAGCATACCGCCGAAGAGCAATGCCGATGTTTCTAAGGGATTGTGTGTAAGAGACATGAGCAGCTGCTAAAGCATACCTTGAATCAATGGCCTGCTTGATGAATCTCTTCCGTTCTTTACAGAGACGTAGAGCTTCATTTTTATCAGTTTTAGAGTTAGCACAAcccattttctcaaaaatcCAAACACTACCCCCCACCCACAACTGAACAAAAATCACTACATCAATAAGACCACCAAAAGCCATGGCAATCTAGTCCTTGAAACAAACCCCATTGTCAGAGCCTTCACAGTGCAATCAATCattcagaaaaaaaattaaaaacccactTGAACAAAAGCTAGTGAAACTAAAAATATGGACAATGAATATATTAAATCCGAAATTTCACTGCAATAGAACCACCAagaggcttaaaaaaaaaacccaactttcCACTCACTTCATGAAACATACCCCATTCTCTCAGCTTCTAAAGTGAATTTCTCTAGAACATTGAGGACCCACTTCAGCAAAACCttaaaaactaagaaaacaaaGGGAATAGAACAAAATGTGCAAAAGCAAAGAACCcttattttccacaaaaaacCCTAACCTTGTGGTCTTGAAACAGAGTAAAACAGAGCAACCTTTTTTCCAAgcccccccaaaaaaagcaGATGGGTTCTTCTGGCCACTGGAGAAAAAGGTTGGTTCAGAGGAAAGGGACAAGACCCAGATGGCGTCATTGACAATGAAGAGGAAAAATCGTTGGACTTTTTCTATCACACTCTGCTCAGAGCCAAAAACAGAGGACTAGTTGTTTTCAACAGAGAGAAGTAGTTGGGAGAGACGGTCATTAAATCGAAGGCATTAACGAAAAACCTGAATAGTCTGAAAGCAATGAATTGGAGAAAGTATTTAAGCAGCTGAGAGTATCTCAATCTCCTTTTGGTGTGGGTCTATAGAGACCAAGATTTTCCAGAGATGGGTAAACTtgattaaaaatatgtattaataaagaaaaagcaaaatgtgaaaaagcagagagagaaagaggggaATCTGGTACAGCTACTGTTAATACTACAGAGCAAAAGCCTCGAGATGTGTGTCAAACATATGGGCTTTCTTTCACTCATTGCATTTTGACAGAAATTAATGATATTGGAcaatataaaaaggaaaaacagaggaatttactattttttcctctaaaaacacctcatttatttttattttctgcgtctaaaaagtaaaaaacttttctttttatgaaagTAAAATAGAGATCATGGTGGTGAATTAGATTACTACTTTACTAGAGGGAAAACTCGAGGGAAAAGAGTGggaattgaagaagaaaatgaaaactaatgagaaaaaaaacttttttcctttgcttGATACAGAGCAAACAGAGTGTGTTTTGAGTGTCAGAAAGAATACCTGTTTTTATTGGAAAAGGTGTGTTTGGATGACAGAATTGCCCTTAGGTTTTCCCGAGGGACACTCTAACGGCTCCTTAAAATCCGGTTCTTGGGGGCATTGGgtttcactttttctttctgcacccaaaaaaagataataaaaaaaactgcaaaatattattattattagtcttAATCAAATATGCCTTTAATTTTTCTGAGTTTATAAGCAAAATATTGGTTGTATTTGTACCTTTTTGCCAGCTTTTATACTATATACCAATTTGTAGTAGTAATGGGACTGTGGGATGCCACCACTAGTGAGGCCACAATCTGATATTACAAGATAGACTCATGAACCCCACTGACTGATTGAATATTCTTTTCttaatgttcaatttttttttgatgagccACTGATTGAATATTTGAGTATATACAAAGGCATATTAATCTAATGTAGAATGGGAGGGAagctaataaaataatgaaaaaggtGGGTATTTGTGGCTAGAGAATTTTTATTGGGCAGAGGACAGGATAAGCAGTCACTTGACAAGGATATTGTATTAGGGACATCCTGAATACTTTTTAGGTTTTTATcatacaaaaaatgaaaagaagaagaagaagaagaagaagcagcagcagcaattgattatattgtgtttattttttaggatattaatcacataaataatttcctttcaaattttttttttcaaagtggaaATTTAAGTTATAAATGGAACTGATTTTTACTAGTTAGATAACTACTAAGTACAGTTTAAGTcaatttatgatattttaattaatatgatctcataaaatattgaaattgtAATAATTAATACTATACTATGAACCTTTTCAGTCCTCTTAACTTGTGGCAGAAAGCTACAATTTTTAATTCTTACAAGAACCAAACAGTGGCAAAAGAAAATGCAATGGCAGTGCTGCCATTTATGGTTCCGAAATGTTGCCTCCATGCTGCCCAATCAGAGGACAagcaatccaaaataaaaaataaaaaataaaaaactaataaggAAAGGCCTTTCTTTTGTTAAAACAACTATATTGGCCAAGGGGGTCAATTGCGCCCCTCAAACCCTAGATTTTTCCCTTGCTTATGGCTTCATAGGAATAGAGTGATGTTCTCTACAAAATGGCATGCATGTTGTTTgtgtgaaaaaagaagaagaaggaattgGAGAAATCAATAGAAGGTTGGTTGAAATTATATTAGTAATGATAggtgtataatttttttaaagataataatCTGTGATTTGAGTAATATTATTGTCACATAAGCCCACTacatttcttaaaatagttgAATATGAAGCgaactattaattatattactAACTTAAATGGATAATAGGGCCAATATGAAAATGAGATCAAATgtgaatgaccaaaataaaaattttaaaatagaaataatcaAAGTAAAAACAATCCAAAGTTTTAATGACCAAAAGTgtactttagtataaaattaaacacaaatgaAGCATCTTGAACTAAACTAAGTATTACTGGTGGCACCTCTCCATGCACAAGTGTTTGGAGTTTAGGAGGGAAAGTGTTCAAATTACGAGGTTAGtaacatgttgtaattattttttttaaaaaaacattactAAATGTGGCCTTTTAATGGGTTTAATGGATTGGTTGTTAGAGtgttttaatcattttaaaCATCACGAGTGTAGTTCTAATAAATGACAAAGTCACATGCTTTGAATAAGATGATGATATATAAAACAAacttgatttataaaaaaaaaaaaagtttgtgattttttaaaatataaattcaaaattcaaaaaaaaatattattaagatATTACATTAGGCAAGGAATATTTATTACAAGCCTTTTAGTCATTCAAGTTTTAAAGAATAACTGTTACTTGTAAAGAatatgtaacaaaataattgaaCAAAGTTACAAAGAAATAGTAATTTCATTTATGAATCCATTTGAGTACCAAACCTGCCCTTCTAATTTGTTCCTCTGTCCATGAGTGCACTATCCTCTTTCTTCTGCCCTTCTAATTTGGTttggtaatattttatatatgtttattgatttatttaatcaaaaaataaaaataaattagacaaaaatagagttatactttaaaataaataaatagtaagaCGGTATATTCtccttagaattttttttttaaactctccttagaatgaaaatgaaataaaataaatccccAGCTTGTTGACCCAAAGATAGAAAAGAGGTCAAGCAAGCCACGTTATGCCTATGCACAATGAGTCAATAACGAAAGtcaaaattctttaaatttttaactAATTTGGATCACATTTAATGTTTTGTCCCACACACTTGAAGAGCTATGGGGTATCATATAgagttaatttcttttttttttttttaaaacatagagTTAATTTTCTATTGTAGCTATTGTAGAGAGTTAATTTTCTAACGTGCATGGCTAGAACTATTTTTATATGATACCCCATAGCTCTTCAAGTGTGTGGGACATTACATTAAATGTGTTCCAAATTAGTTAAAAACTTAAAGAATTTtgacaccaatttttttttttttcctttttcatttgaAGGAATACGAAACATATCAGAAGAATATATTTCAAGTTTGTTTTTGGATTAGTTTATGTATCAAATTACAGAAGAGCAACATATACACATAGGACTCTAAAAATGTCTACATATTGTACACTGACAATGAAAGTAAGAtgatgttaggttctaagaccttatggactaatgtattaaaatttcaatatgtaatgtgttggtaaatcatgatcaaaatatagagtctaggtttaggcttgtttaaagtatgtttaattgtaaaattgtaatcgagtgattgcagaaattattgaacaaaatttgcatggctcaatcgatcgaaaattagattcaatCGATTGAAACTCgtgtaaatttaattttctgcagaatttccaattcATCTCAAGCCTGTTTGACGTGTAAGGTTAAGTGTTTTATTtcacatataaaagaaaaaaccctaacTGCGTTTTAAAGACTTTTTGAGTGTGTGTGGTGAATTTTGTGTGAGATGTAGAGGTGATTACCTTCATATACATACTTAGaattatcaagatcaagattcgtatcaagagcttgatgatcgctTCAGTTACTGCTAaagaaacttaaagaagatttgaaacctttgagtgaagtctcaaagtcacaagtaggagaacttgtggttgcagcaAATCAAGGAAAAAAGTAATCCGTGGATTCGAAGctatcacgtggtcgtggtagtaagttttctacacgaaGTAACAATCCGTGGTTGCAGCAAATCAAGGAAAAAAGTAATCCGTGGACTCGAAGCTATCACATGGTCgtgatagtaagttttctacacgaggtagtaataggatgttagtggtctaagtcttattgtacaaatttcaattctttcttagTGAATCTGTTTTTTACCTTGATAATAATTAGATTAAATCCtcctcaagttttttactgGTTAGATTTTCTTGagttatcatatcattgtgttctttatatttccgtattatttacatgatatgatttatatgagTTAACTTAgaactgaataatttatctaagtaatcacttggctaaataactaggttaaagtTAAACATCTTGTGTTTAAAGGGTCTAAAACTTGATAGATGagttttgaagataaaaataaacaaactttaagaaaataaagtctagttatgttaataaaaaaaatgttgaaattgctacaaattttttaaaaagacatataaaatataaaatgacaacatgaatataaatataattagtgtTTTTACGAAGaaaattagaattcaaatccTCCATCCTACACTTGTGATAATTTATCAAAGTAAAAAATGATTGGTGCCACTTTAAtagtatataaataaattaaatgtctacaagatttttattttcccaaattatatatatatatatatatatatatatatagattctatgaatttaaataaataataataccaaaaacaaacttggTGATGCTATTGAAATTTCCTTTGTCCATCTTTTAGATCGTTAATTTGACCTTGGCCCCATAATTGTCACATTTTCCAGCTCCGTGTGGATCATCTAGGAGCTCCGTCGAACATTTTTGCTTGTCAATGTCATATTATGTCTTTACCCAAAGGTAAAGAGAAAAAGCACACTAAAATCAGGATTTTcctgttttaacttttaactttaatCATATCCTTCAAATGCTAAGGTATAAGGATGCCAAAGTAGgctttctcctctctttttagGCTGCCAATCTGTTTGAAGTGATTGAGTTTATTTTCATCTTTAGTCCTAATTCCTCAAAAAGAatgtactttttgttttattttatactaataaaaaaataatttgttataataaAGAAGATATATTAAATAAACTGATAAAGATAAGTCCATTACATTGCTATCCTTTTACTCTCGTCTCTCCATTTTATCTGGCTTTTAAGACATCGTGTGCTagttttcttttgcttttttctttatactttaATGGATGTGGCATTTATGTTTTGATAGATTTAGACTGAAATGATATTGTGCTTTTGTTCTATGTTCGGTCTACGATTTAATAAACAGACAATATGGATATCATGATAGTATTCATATTATAAAGCTTCAAAAAGTTAGATGATTTAATTTATAATGGGAAAACTAATTAAAGGGTGACAATCATGCTAATTATAAgataaataatgatataattgAGAATAAGAGAGAAATTATTACAACTTAGTGCTCACTTAAGAAATTGAGTGATGCTCACAATGACATAATGACATGGAatagaaggatttttttttaatcattaaaaaagaaaggtcATCATACCGGATAATTTGGATTTCCACTTCCACACCTATACATTGCCAAGGTGCTTGTCTGAGCTATAAGGTTGCGTTTggataacttattttttgtcaacttattttactattcaacttatttttgctattatttatgagtctctttactattttaactaacttttacctttatttaccgtatttttaataaaaaaaatttcaattttaataaaataaacgaATTCCAACCCGCCCTAAATCTCAACTAAAAAATCACTGAAAGTGAGAGAATTTAAGGGCCCAAGAATCTgaataaaaagtttttcatcAGAAGCCCATATGTTACAAACCTGAAGCCTAAGTTCATGCACCCATAGGCCTAGAAACTTCGACATCCATAGCCCAATCCACTATAGGGCCTAGGACATACTCCATAAAACACCATTTGCAGCCGCAAGCTATGGAGGACCATCTAAGGGACCCTTCCTTTGACTTTTCCCCAATCTAGAGAGAGGGGATTTAAGTTATGAACCTAAAATCTTCtgcaaatattaaataatattactgTACTTGAAAACTTTAGTTACAAtaactttttttccccccttttttaagaaacaaatgaaAGCAACTTTTTATTCCTTGCTTAACAAatcaacattatatatatatcatgaataTTGGTAGAATAGATTTCATCTAAACGAAAAAGAGGATTAGAAGATCTAGCTTGTATAGTAAGCCTGtgaattacaaaattacatAATTTACGATTACGAACATGACAAAACTGAACTTTCTTGAAAGAAGAAGCCATGAAATTACACTAACTAGTTACACTAATTTATGGAGTGTGAGTTCTCTGAGCATGAGAGGTCTAGAGAGGAAGATGCTGAACTCCAACGGAGTACCAAGAAAGTCAAGGAATCTGCAGGCTATACTGCTTTTACAGCTCCGATCTCCTTTAAAGATAAACTCTTGGGTGAAATCCCAGGAGCTTTTATGCAAGCTTTCAACTTGGAAGCAACTAATAAGGAGAATGATGTGCCCACGATGGACATTGGCGACCTGAACAAGGGATTGATAGCTGTAAAGCTCCAACTGGAGACTAGAAATCTCATTAGAGTAAAATGGGCTCACTCACTTATAGTCAAGGTTTATGGGCGAACAGTGGGCTTCCATTTCTTGCAGAACAGGGTGATGAGCATGTGGAAACTAGTGGGGAGGTTAGACTGTG
It encodes:
- the LOC142626366 gene encoding uncharacterized protein LOC142626366, translated to MAFGGLIDVVIFVQLWVGGSVWIFEKMGCANSKTDKNEALRLCKERKRFIKQAIDSRYALAAAHVSYTQSLRNIGIALRRYAEAEVLIESSLSDKTPSHSSFPSPSPSHLADVSDSPLRNESPLSPPVAAISYMRSGGSAAVTVMVNPTSGVNSYVDEESMAFPVPPPPPPHLEPGSWDFFDPIDDSESFRFAGHSGLDMNFDDMSGWRQFKREFGLGGTNEFHEGWSQSEQKAGDIPGNIVTRNNSNSRSKERNVHSITSRGVEGSQQTVDGKVRQLELENNGNGSAETSTGKVALEQSSSKREKSMVEKDVSAEREDPSEFITHRAKDFLSSIKDIEHRFFRASESGKEVSRMLEANKIRVGYSEAKGKSSALALLVAFQLVCCHGKTALVTCEPSHNVTKVITWNRTTSSRSSSSRNPLTAASKEYNDDSGSDFVEEFGMIAGSHSSTLDRLYAWERKLYDEVKASESVRKEYDRKCDQLRHQFAKDCSSQVIDKTRAVVKDLHSQIRVAIHSVDSISKRIEKIRDEELQPQLVELIQGLTRMWKAMLECHHAQYITISLAYHSKSLSGTPQGDTRRQITSQLQHEIECFGLGFANWINSLTSYVEALNGWLQHCIAPQERSRGRRSFSPRRVVAPPVFVLCRDWSAGLQALPSDELSNAIKTFLLDVCQLMDQQALLQKKQKSAETENEEPESKDAEKDDDSSSNLCGNHTSLTKVLEQLNKFSEASLKMYEDIRHKGEAARIAYLNCKPRT